The Anopheles moucheti chromosome 3, idAnoMoucSN_F20_07, whole genome shotgun sequence genome contains the following window.
TGTTCAGTATCTGGTCGCCTTGTTCTTGTATGAGATCGAGATGCAACAGCAAGATGGATTGCAGTTGCTTAACTTCCTTCACCGCCACCAATGTCTCAGCCATTCCCGGATCATTATTGCCATCGCCGGGATCATCTCCCTGCTGATCGTCCGTCAACACTCCACTGTCCGAAGCAACATTGTTGGGATAGTAATCATTCGCATCGTCACCGTCCCCTTCGCTTTCCTCCTCATCGTATTCGCTTTCGTCCGGATTGACCAGTGGCGCATCATTTCCATTGTGCGCCCCGTAATCGTACACATCATTCACAAACTCTGCCTCAGCCTCGTTCTCAACGGCCGGCTGCTCATTATTATGCGGCACATTCCGTTCATCCTCATACGATGCATCCGGCTCGGTTTCATCGTCTTCCATCATAAGCGTCTCATCCTCCATCGAAGGCAACGGGGAGGACGGTGCTGGGGAGGAAGGAACCGATGAGGACGACGGTACCGGAGAGGATGGTCTCGGTGATGCCGGTTGGGGTGATGATGGCAACGGTGATGACGGTGACGGCGAATACTGCGACGGGGACGACTGTTGGAATTGATCGTCGCTGTTACACGATTCCTGCGCGACGATAGCCAGCTTCGGTAGTTCGCGTGACCCGGCAGCCACCGTTGTTGTCGTGGTGGAGGTAGTGACTGCACTCGGCGAAGTCACCGTAACCGGAGCGGCTACCGTGGTCGTTGTTGAGTTGCAGTAAACGTGGTCATCCATCGTATCCATCATGTTGATGGCGCTGGCGGAGCTGGCACCCATGTTTGCCGGCCACCAAGAAACATGTACGCCTCGCCTAAGCCCGGAACAGCACAGATCGTCGCCAACAGTGCACAACGCACGTGGATGTAAACAAATCGGGGAGAGATGCACTTTACTCGGTCACCGCTGCACACCTCACAGCAGTGTTGCGATGGAAGTTACGGAGCAGTACACGAATTTACAACACTAATGCGATGCATCGGATACGATGCATTCGTGAGAAAAACATTACAACAAACGCGTTGCCGCACAGAAAAACAAGCCAAAACTTTTCGCTAAAGCGACGCAAAACAACGCAGTAAAATCCGTTGACGTTGAACTGTCATGTGCGCGTTGACAGCAGCACAACGAGTGGCTGAATGgacataattattttattatttccgaAGTTTATTTCACAATTTAgtcattgtgtttttttcggtgtagaaattcaaacaataaaataagtgCATAAAATCTCAGGTTTTGCATAACATCGAACTAGTCGCAAAAGTGTTTTCAAGAGtaaattatgttataaaaaatattagtCGAGATTTTAATTTGTGATATCCCACTATGCCTTATTTTGGTTTGTGGTTTGCGTTTATAAACATCGTTTTAGAGATCCACTTTGGTATTCTCAAaaagaattaaacaaaatagttGATAATCTTCAAATGGTTGGACTTTCCGATTTCCATAATCACTTTTGAAAATTTCTTATTCCATATTTACGAATGAACTATGAATAGTAACACCTTTCGTGAGGTAAACCCACAACTGGCCCACAACTCCGTTTGAGCAATTGGTTACGAACCCTGCAAAGaacatttaaacaatttctaGAATATTTTCTCGAACTTTCTATTCCATTAAAACTATACTTTTAGATGATGATTAAAATTTGCTAGTTTATTGTACATTTTGAATTCTACCAACCAGCTATGGTTTCTAAAAATAATCACAGTATCACAAAACAGTAGGACTCATATTTGTAGTTTCGATTGACTATATGCGGAACTATTGCTAGTTCCGGTTCTGTGCGTTTTGGTAGGTTCCGCGAAATACAGTTTCCCCTTTCGCAGGAGGATCTGCTTGATTTGATCACATTGTTCTACACTAGCTCATTTCATAACGGACCGTTCCTTTGTAAAAGGTAGAAGGTAACGAGAAGACAGTTTAAAAACAGACAATAAGTTAACAAGCTTACACGAGAAAATGGTATTTAAAATACGTGTGCAACATAACAAAACTatgtacaaacaaaacacactccaccaagcacccgtgacgatGGGAAGATGTGGTGCACCGTACGCCACTGTTCCAGCCAGGGCCACTAGAAGCCAATATCTGTGGGAGGAAAATGAAGAACTTCATTAACATCAAGCAGCACAGTGGTATATCGCTTATAGGTTTACTAACCAAATAACACCTATCCGTATCGTATCACCAGCACCACTACCAACATCGGATCCCTCGTCGGTAACGCTGTTGAAAATTAACGGCATGCCCTCCATACTTTCCTGCGCCAGCAACGGAACCGGGTGCGATAGTTCACTCGTTGCCCACAGATAAAGATCCAGCGTTCGCTCCGTGCAGTCGGCAATGAATCGGACAAACGGACGGATGTCACCTTCGTTGGCCAGCTGCAAAAAGTTGTAGTACTTGTGCCGATGTTGTTTCTGTATGATCACCGGCGGATAACCGGCACGCATCAACAGTGTGTTCATTAGTAATCGTGACGTGCGACCGTTACCATCGCTGAATGGATGTATGTGCACGAGTTTGTAGTGTGCCATTGCAGCGTACTTAACCGGATGCATCAAAAACACCTGTTCCGAGTTGAGCCAATTCTCGAACCGTCCCATCAAAATCGCTAAATCACCCGGCCCGGGTGGAATGTGACCGCCAACGTAAACCTGCGTACGACGGAACTCACCACCCTCGATTGGGTCCACGTGGCCAAGCACACGGCGGTGTATCTCCAGGATGTCCTTCAGCGTAATGTAATCGTTTTTGTTTACCAGCGTTGCGTTGATGTACTTAAGGGCCGCATCCAGCCCGAGAATTTCATTGTGCTCGTCGATACTCTTCCCATCGACGGCCATGCGCGTCTCCAGTATCGAACGTGTTTGTGCTAAACTCATCGTATTGCCCTCGATACCGACCGAATGATAAATGTGCTGTATGTAAGCTTCCTTTTCTGCGCGCTTCAGTGCCATGTTGGACACGTGCACAGAACTCAGCGCATCTCGCTTCCGATCCAGCGCCTCGAACCGTTTGGCATCCATCTGTTCCACGATTTGGGCCGttcgctgccggttggccaGGGCTTCCGAGTAGTACGGATTCACCGTAAGCGCTTGCGTATAGTACTGATCGGCGGACACCACGTCCTGCTGGTTGTGCTCAAGGAACTCACCGTATTTGGTGAGAATTTCCGGATGTTTCGGGGACAGTGCGAGGGCGTGCTGAAACAATCGTAGCGCCTTATCATCCTTACCGAGCTGTTTCATTTCCAGTGCCATTTTAAGCGACCCGAGCGCTTCTTGCTCGTTCGTCAGAGTGTCTTGCTTCTCATCGGACGGTGTGGCTAGCTTCCGTGCCGGCATGTATGGTTCCATTACGCGCGTTTCATCCGCCAACCTCAGCATCGATTCATCCGGCAGATGCCGTGGTGCGTACAGGGCCCGTGCACCCTCAGAACCGACGCGCCGTATCGAACCCTCCGGCTGTCGATGAGGTGATGACGGGACAAAGTCCAGCAGGATAAGCATTAGCACCGAAAATAGTACGCCACTGGCAAAGATGGTGATAACATGGCACTTGGTCTGTCTCAGGGGCTGCTGCCATCGTTGCTTGTTTGGGCTGGGCTTCGATTCACTTACGGTCCGCTTCCGGTGCCTGTGGGGTGTGGATTGCTCGGACGAGGTGGaacttttccttcgctttcTGTCGCTCACCTTGGTAGTGGAGGTGCCATTTGCGTTGGTACCGAACGTGCCATAGCACAACTCCAAACGCTTACGCTCAATGTCGAAAGTCATGGTTGTGCGCTGGTGGGTGCATACTACTGGTAACTGCTTCCAACGAAACTTGGCGTTTTTGCAGAGATTCTCTTTTCGTGATGGGCGTTTGTAAAAGCACCAAATCAGTGTACGTGTCTGCCGATCGCGTCCTTATCACTTGCAGTTCggatttgtttgaattttctcGCGCAATTTACCAGCTGATTAAACGCCTGCTGCATTGACGTGGTGGCGAATGTTTATGGTTGTTTTGACAGCTGGCAGTGTGCCTTTTTCCTTGGCACAATAGGATGACGAAATTATGAGAAACTTAACTTTTTTTGCAGTAGTTatacagcaaaaaataaacaaattgaaaaaaaacgaagaaatactattgttttaaatgaGAACTAGTTAAGTTAgtagtattttttaatttatttcatgttGACAGCACAAGAACAGCTTCACAAAGGTTCACTGTCATCCTCGATGTAGTGATGGCCGAGCACTTCGAAACGCGAATTTAAAACGTCAAACCTTTTCTGAAGAAAATGATTTGAAACAGATAGAACGATgttttgaataattaataTGAATAATTCCAAttcgaaaaatatttatttcactgAATAAACCTCCTCCATCACCGCTTGATTTCGTTTAAATATCAAAAAAGCATATTTATTGTAACACTATGATTTAAAAAAGCTTTCTACATTCCCTACATTCGCACACCGTGTAGAGGAGCATTAAGGTTCGCTGAAAACGACACTGTGCGTCAAATCTTTCCTCGGTCTCACTGTGTGTTTTCGCGGCCAGTGCAAAAGAAGGGTGGATGTGTATTGTGCGTGCTGGGCGAATTTTTCGTCGCGCATAATTGTCGcaagtttttatttcaatgttttcttcCACATTTCGAGTTGCAATCGCATCCTTTAACCCCCTGTGAACACGGTTTAGCTCGAGCTGCAAAATTAACAACAGAGGTTGATGAAGTGAGTTAAAATCTTGATATCTTCCACCTCATCAAGCAGTGGGAAGGAATTGTCGTTTCCCGAGTTGTGTTGAATTTgtgagagaggaaaaaaacaaatctttcaaTCAAAAGCATAGTGGTTATTCGAACTCGCGGCTTTTGCGTGCTATATTCCCTTCCCGACTCGGCAACCTTTAAGGGGGAAAGTCCTTTTCTTTCTCCGCCACAAGCCACACACTGTGTTCTAGTATTTTCTTATTCTGGTGCTTCGAATACGCGTATCTTCAGCAGTATCTAGTTCTCGAAcggtgtttgtgtatgtgtgtttggccAATGTC
Protein-coding sequences here:
- the LOC128302514 gene encoding protein adenylyltransferase Fic yields the protein MTFDIERKRLELCYGTFGTNANGTSTTKVSDRKRRKSSTSSEQSTPHRHRKRTVSESKPSPNKQRWQQPLRQTKCHVITIFASGVLFSVLMLILLDFVPSSPHRQPEGSIRRVGSEGARALYAPRHLPDESMLRLADETRVMEPYMPARKLATPSDEKQDTLTNEQEALGSLKMALEMKQLGKDDKALRLFQHALALSPKHPEILTKYGEFLEHNQQDVVSADQYYTQALTVNPYYSEALANRQRTAQIVEQMDAKRFEALDRKRDALSSVHVSNMALKRAEKEAYIQHIYHSVGIEGNTMSLAQTRSILETRMAVDGKSIDEHNEILGLDAALKYINATLVNKNDYITLKDILEIHRRVLGHVDPIEGGEFRRTQVYVGGHIPPGPGDLAILMGRFENWLNSEQVFLMHPVKYAAMAHYKLVHIHPFSDGNGRTSRLLMNTLLMRAGYPPVIIQKQHRHKYYNFLQLANEGDIRPFVRFIADCTERTLDLYLWATSELSHPVPLLAQESMEGMPLIFNSVTDEGSDVGSGAGDTIRIGVI